The Malus domestica chromosome 06, GDT2T_hap1 genome has a segment encoding these proteins:
- the LOC103437115 gene encoding metalloendoproteinase 1-MMP-like, producing MFPFFRYNSVFFFFICLCFLCFSRPAFPARILPDSVPVLTDASDVHNATWHGFSRFLDAGRGSLVSGMSELKNYMHRFGYLPNSNFTDFFDTEFESALTLYQSKLSLPVTGKLDTDTISAIILPRCGVSDASQHTALHATRRFAYFYGKPRWERPSPLTYAFSPNHTVSYLNPSDVRDIFCRVFSRWSAVIPVNFTETQNYTSADIKIGFYRGDHGDGKPFDGVLGVLAHAFSPENGQFHLDAAESWAIDFKTDKSKEAIDLESVATHEIGHVLGLAHSSVKEAVMYPSLRPRTKKVNLRVDDVEGVQALYGSNPNFRFSSLLSENSYNHAVSLDPRSSSKWSVSLTLTITLVLILGLWQPENYW from the coding sequence ATGTTCCCATTTTTTAGGTACAActctgtcttcttcttcttcatatgTCTTTGCTTCCTCTGTTTTTCCCGCCCTGCCTTTCCCGCCAGAATCTTACCGGACTCAGTACCTGTATTAACTGATGCCTCCGACGTCCACAATGCCACATGGCACGGCTTCTCAAGGTTCCTAGACGCCGGCAGAGGAAGCCTAGTCAGCGGCATGTCGGAGCTCAAGAACTACATGCACCGCTTCGGCTACTTACCCAATTCCAACTTCACCGATTTCTTCGACACCGAATTTGAGTCGGCCCTGACGCTATACCAGTCCAAGCTGAGCCTGCCCGTTACAGGCAAGCTGGACACTGACACAATCTCAGCGATCATTTTGCCTAGATGTGGTGTTAGTGATGCGTCGCAACATACTGCCTTGCATGCGACCCGTCGCTTCGCCTACTTCTATGGCAAGCCAAGGTGGGAGCGCCCTTCCCCGCTCACTTACGCTTTCTCCCCCAACCACACGGTCAGTTACCTGAACCCATCGGATGTTCGAGACATTTTTTGCCGCGTTTTTTCGCGGTGGTCGGCGGTTATCCCCGTGAACTTCACCGAGACCCAGAACTACACTTCCGCGGATATTAAAATAGGGTTTTACCGCGGCGACCATGGAGACGGGAAGCCGTTCGATGGGGTGTTAGGTGTGCTGGCGCATGCTTTTTCGCCCGAAAACGGGCAGTTCCACCTTGACGCGGCGGAATCGTGGGCCATTGATTTCAAAACGGATAAGTCAAAGGAGGCGATTGATTTGGAATCGGTGGCGACTCATGAGATAGGTCATGTACTCGGGCTGGCTCACTCCTCGGTCAAGGAGGCCGTGATGTACCCGAGCCTGCGTCCTCGGACCAAGAAGGTGAACCTCAGGGTTGATGACGTGGAAGGTGTCCAAGCTTTGTACGgttcaaaccctaatttcagGTTTAGCTCATTGCTGAGTGAAAATTCTTACAACCATGCAGTTTCTTTGGACCCGAGGTCTTCCTCTAAGTGGTCAGTTTCTTTAACACTCACCATCACTTTGGTATTAATTTTAGGCCTTTGGCAACCTGAGAATTATTGGTAG
- the LOC139196778 gene encoding uncharacterized protein produces MKAFSTLLKLKDSDKFVWNEEHQAAFTQIKVSLTNPPVLVPPQRGKPLKLYISTAEESIGCLLAQDNDAGREQAIFYLSPVKGQALADFLAQHPSPYGFGGADVEIGMVVTRDNYWTMYFDGSSTSSSVGAGIVIQSPHNDRWYFSLKLDFDCTNNQAEYEALVIGLGLLLDLRATRVLVLGDSELMSWLKLPPVHNSWVAN; encoded by the exons atgaaagcattttccacacttttgaaactcaaggactcaGATAAGTTCGTGTGGAATGAggagcatcaggcggcgtttacgCAGATCAAGGTTTCTCTTACAAACCCACCTGTCCTGGTCCCTCCTCagcgcggtaagcctctcaagctATACATTTCGACGGCCGAAGAGTCCATCGGTtgcctcctcgcgcaagacaacgatgccggacgggaacaggctatcttctacctcagcc CTGTGAAAGGACAggcgttggccgatttccttgccCAGCACCCTTCGCCTTACGGTTTCGGGGGTGCTgacgtcgaaatcggcatggtggtgacccgcgacaactattggacgatgtatttcgatggttccagtacttcgtCCTCGGTCGGCGcaggcatcgtcattcaatctcctcacaacgatcgttggtatttttcgctcaaattggatttcgactgcaccaataaccaggccgaatacgaagctcTGGTCATTGGTCTGGGCCTCCTTCTTGACCTACGTGCCACTCGTGTCCTCGTCCTCGGGGATTCTGAACTa atgagttggctcaaattgcctccggtgcacaactcctgggtGGCAAACTAG
- the LOC139196777 gene encoding uncharacterized protein: MAWKKSVVAQKDKPAGRAVLVKRPRQETEPAIEPSPPAKRVKQLAKKGAREIHVISSHTTGTTTPSASPSPAAGQPLAEKQVVPPSVEKALVPQQVVSTAEETSPKNPKPSVFVLEESEGSDEVPLAHRPHPRQPPLLVSETAVRAGPSTADRGKRPVEEPTLVAEPLAPSQDQDVPASSEAAVPVGPSTADRGKRPVEEPEATAESPVHPQDQSFHIPPQEVTSAFASWEVEFKALISSTTAESGPSAATTEAADPSALTQLREVLSLSSSQVLERNGLDLLGVCLNDLGADGRLSGDAIVRASSALERVRETFSIFQTALKAEQDLQAATAVQDTLRLKIDDLRAKGDALAELDRQMAELAKRRSAIASELARDFESGGKDRLTEYAAAKKRVERLKLDKKNRQAEVLMADVRWLELKALLSTLLPSSP; this comes from the exons ATGGCCTggaaaaaatcggtcgtggccCAAAAAGACAAACCTGCTGGTAGGGCCGTGCTGGTcaaacggcctcgccaagaAACCGAGCCGGCTATCGAGCCTTCCCCACCTGCCAAGCGGGTCAAACAACTGGCGAAGAAAGGTGCACGGGAGATCCATGTCATCTCCAGTCACACTACGGGGacgacgactcccagtgcttcCCCTTCTCCAGCCGCCGGCCAACCCCTGGCCGAGAAACAAGTCGTACCTCCCTCCGTCGAGAAGGCACTTGTCCCTCAACAGGTGGTCTCTACGGCCGAGGAAACCTCCCCGAAAAATCCAAAGCCCTCGGTCTTCGTTCTAGAAGAGAGCGAGGGGAGCGACGAAGTCCCGCTGGCACACCGTCCTCATCCTCGCCAACCACCTCTTCTAGTGTCTGAGACGGCGGTTCGAGCAGGCCCCTCCACGGCTGATCGTGGCAAGCGCCCGGTCGAGGAACCGACCCTGGTGGCCGAACCTCTCGCTCCCTCTCAGGACCAGGACGTCCCTGCCTCTTCTGAAGCAGCTGTTCCAGTCGGCCCTTCCacagccgaccgtggcaaacgaccGGTCGAGGAACCCGAGGCAACGGCGGAATCGCCTGTTCATCCTCAAGACCAGAGTTTCCACATTCCTCCACAGGAGGTTACCTCAGCCTTT GCTTCCTGggaggtcgaattcaaagccctcATCTCCAGTACCACTGCAGAGTCTGGTCCTTCGGCCGCTACGACCGAAGCTGCCGATCCCAGCGCCCTAACCCAGCTGCGAGAAGTCCTGTCGCTCTCATCATCGCAAGTActtgagcgcaacggtcttgatctgctcggcgtgtgtctgaacgaccttggagccgacggtcgcctgagcggagatgccattgttcgggcatcgtctgccttggagcgggttcgggagacatttagtaTCTTCCAAACCGCTCTAAAGGCCGAACAAGACCTGCAAGCCgccacggccgttcaagacaccctccgtctgaagattgacgatctacgggcaaaaggagacgcgttagccgagctcgaccgtcagatggccgaactagcaaAACGTCGGTCGGCCATTGCTTCCGAGCTTGCTAGAGACTTCGAGTCAGGCGGGAAGGATCGCCTAACCGAGTATGCAGCAGCCAAAAAACGGGTCGAGCGGCTGAAGCTGGACAAAAAGAATCGGCAAGCCGAAGTCCTTatggccgacgtgcggtggttggagttgaaggctctgctcagcactcttcttccctcTTCTCCTTAA